A DNA window from Microcystis aeruginosa NIES-843 contains the following coding sequences:
- the ndhL gene encoding NAD(P)H-quinone oxidoreductase subunit L, whose protein sequence is MQSILTQETIIIALIYLSLSVLYLLVIPAVIYYYLNTRWYVASSWERGFMYFLMSFFFPGMLLLSPFLNFRPQRRTLKA, encoded by the coding sequence ATGCAATCAATTCTGACGCAAGAAACCATTATCATCGCCCTGATCTACCTATCTCTCAGTGTTTTGTATTTGCTCGTCATTCCCGCCGTTATCTACTACTACCTCAATACGCGCTGGTATGTGGCTTCTTCTTGGGAAAGAGGGTTTATGTACTTTCTGATGAGCTTTTTCTTCCCTGGGATGCTGTTGTTAAGTCCTTTCCTTAACTTCCGTCCCCAACGTCGTACCCTCAAAGCTTAA